A window of the Oncorhynchus mykiss isolate Arlee chromosome 15, USDA_OmykA_1.1, whole genome shotgun sequence genome harbors these coding sequences:
- the LOC110489633 gene encoding pyruvate dehydrogenase E1 component subunit alpha, somatic form, mitochondrial-like isoform X4 — protein sequence MQKMLTLISNVYRLGNASKNVGAQTVSEGARMVLSTRFFTDFTPQASFDIKKCELHRLEAGPSETAVLTREQGLQYYRTMQTMRRMELKADQLYKQKIIRGFCHLYDGQEACAMGIEAGINPTDHLITAYRAHGYTFTRGVSVREIMAELTGRRGGVAKGKGGSMHMYAKHFYGGNGIVGAQGQIFESFNMAALWKLPCIFICENNKFGMGTSVERSSASTDYFKRGDYIPGIKVDGMDVLCVREAIKFAADYCRAGKGPIVMELETYRYHGHSMSDPGVSYRSREEIQEVRSKSDPITMLKERMLSNNMASVEEIKEIDVDIRKVIEDAAQFAISDPEPPLDELCNHIFANDLPMEVRGTNPWVKLKSVS from the exons GGAGCCCAAACCGTGTCAGAG gggGCCAGGATGGTGTTGTCCACACGCTTCTTCACTGACTTCACCCCACAGGCCAGTTTTGACATCAAG AAGTGTGAGCTGCACCGTCTGGAGGCGGGCCCTTCTGAGACAGCGGTGTTGACCAGAGAACAGGGCCTCCAGTACTACAGGACCATGCAGACCATGAGACGCATGGAGCTGAAGGCTGACCAGCTCTACAAGCAGAAGATCATCAGAGGCTTCTGCCACCTCTACGACGGACag GAGGCGTGTGCGATGGGCATCGAGGCGGGCATCAACCCAACAGACCACCTGATCACAGCGTACCGTGCCCATGGCTACACTTTCACACGGGGTGTATCCGTTAGAGAGATCATGGCTGAACTCACAG GTCGTAGAGGAGGTGTGGCCAAGGGCAAAGGTGGTTCTATGCACATGTACGCTAAACACTTCTATGGAGGGAATGGAATCGTGGGGGCTCAG GGCCAGATCTTTGAGTCCTTCAACATGGCGGCTCTGTGGAAGCTGCCGTGTATCTTCATCTGTGAGAACAACAAGTTTGGCATGGGGACGTCTGTAGAGAGATCCTCTGCTAGCACTGACTACTTCAAGAGAGGAGACTATATACCTGGAATcaag GTGGATGGCATGGACGTGCTGTGTGTGAGGGAGGCCATCAAGTTTGCTGCAGACTACTGCAGAGCCGGGAAG GGTCCTATTGTGATGGAGCTGGAGACCTACCGTTACCATGGACACAGCATGAGCGACCCCGGGGTTAG CTACCGCTCACGTGAGGAGATCCAGGAAGTGCGCAGTAAGAGTGACCCCATCACCATGTTGAAGGAACGCATGCTGTCCAACAACATGGCTTCTGTGGAGGAgatcaag gagatagatgtagACATCAGGAAGGTAATCGAGGACGCAGCCCAGTTTGCCATCTCTGACCCTGAGCCACCATTGGACGAGCTCTGTAACCACATCTTTGCCAACGATCTGCCCATGGAGGTCCGCGGGACCAACCCCTGGGTCAAACTGAAGTCTGTCAGCTAg
- the LOC110489633 gene encoding pyruvate dehydrogenase E1 component subunit alpha, mitochondrial-like isoform X3 → MQKMLTLISNVYRLGNASKNVGARMVLSTRFFTDFTPQASFDIKKCELHRLEAGPSETAVLTREQGLQYYRTMQTMRRMELKADQLYKQKIIRGFCHLYDGQEACAMGIEAGINPTDHLITAYRAHGYTFTRGVSVREIMAELTGRRGGVAKGKGGSMHMYAKHFYGGNGIVGAQCVCLQVPLGAGVALACQYQGNNQVCVALYGDGAANQGQIFESFNMAALWKLPCIFICENNKFGMGTSVERSSASTDYFKRGDYIPGIKVDGMDVLCVREAIKFAADYCRAGKGPIVMELETYRYHGHSMSDPGVSYRSREEIQEVRSKSDPITMLKERMLSNNMASVEEIKEIDVDIRKVIEDAAQFAISDPEPPLDELCNHIFANDLPMEVRGTNPWVKLKSVS, encoded by the exons gggGCCAGGATGGTGTTGTCCACACGCTTCTTCACTGACTTCACCCCACAGGCCAGTTTTGACATCAAG AAGTGTGAGCTGCACCGTCTGGAGGCGGGCCCTTCTGAGACAGCGGTGTTGACCAGAGAACAGGGCCTCCAGTACTACAGGACCATGCAGACCATGAGACGCATGGAGCTGAAGGCTGACCAGCTCTACAAGCAGAAGATCATCAGAGGCTTCTGCCACCTCTACGACGGACag GAGGCGTGTGCGATGGGCATCGAGGCGGGCATCAACCCAACAGACCACCTGATCACAGCGTACCGTGCCCATGGCTACACTTTCACACGGGGTGTATCCGTTAGAGAGATCATGGCTGAACTCACAG GTCGTAGAGGAGGTGTGGCCAAGGGCAAAGGTGGTTCTATGCACATGTACGCTAAACACTTCTATGGAGGGAATGGAATCGTGGGGGCTCAG tgtgtgtgtctacaggttCCATTGGGTGCTGGTGTGGCACTAGCCTGTCAGTACCAGGGCAACAACCAGGTGTGCGTGGCGCTGTACGGAGACGGAGCAGCCAACCAG GGCCAGATCTTTGAGTCCTTCAACATGGCGGCTCTGTGGAAGCTGCCGTGTATCTTCATCTGTGAGAACAACAAGTTTGGCATGGGGACGTCTGTAGAGAGATCCTCTGCTAGCACTGACTACTTCAAGAGAGGAGACTATATACCTGGAATcaag GTGGATGGCATGGACGTGCTGTGTGTGAGGGAGGCCATCAAGTTTGCTGCAGACTACTGCAGAGCCGGGAAG GGTCCTATTGTGATGGAGCTGGAGACCTACCGTTACCATGGACACAGCATGAGCGACCCCGGGGTTAG CTACCGCTCACGTGAGGAGATCCAGGAAGTGCGCAGTAAGAGTGACCCCATCACCATGTTGAAGGAACGCATGCTGTCCAACAACATGGCTTCTGTGGAGGAgatcaag gagatagatgtagACATCAGGAAGGTAATCGAGGACGCAGCCCAGTTTGCCATCTCTGACCCTGAGCCACCATTGGACGAGCTCTGTAACCACATCTTTGCCAACGATCTGCCCATGGAGGTCCGCGGGACCAACCCCTGGGTCAAACTGAAGTCTGTCAGCTAg
- the LOC110489633 gene encoding pyruvate dehydrogenase E1 component subunit alpha, mitochondrial-like isoform X1 codes for MQKMLTLISNVYRLGNASKNVGAQTVSEGARMVLSTRFFTDFTPQASFDIKKCELHRLEAGPSETAVLTREQGLQYYRTMQTMRRMELKADQLYKQKIIRGFCHLYDGQEACAMGIEAGINPTDHLITAYRAHGYTFTRGVSVREIMAELTGRRGGVAKGKGGSMHMYAKHFYGGNGIVGAQCVCLQVPLGAGVALACQYQGNNQVCVALYGDGAANQGQIFESFNMAALWKLPCIFICENNKFGMGTSVERSSASTDYFKRGDYIPGIKVDGMDVLCVREAIKFAADYCRAGKGPIVMELETYRYHGHSMSDPGVSYRSREEIQEVRSKSDPITMLKERMLSNNMASVEEIKEIDVDIRKVIEDAAQFAISDPEPPLDELCNHIFANDLPMEVRGTNPWVKLKSVS; via the exons GGAGCCCAAACCGTGTCAGAG gggGCCAGGATGGTGTTGTCCACACGCTTCTTCACTGACTTCACCCCACAGGCCAGTTTTGACATCAAG AAGTGTGAGCTGCACCGTCTGGAGGCGGGCCCTTCTGAGACAGCGGTGTTGACCAGAGAACAGGGCCTCCAGTACTACAGGACCATGCAGACCATGAGACGCATGGAGCTGAAGGCTGACCAGCTCTACAAGCAGAAGATCATCAGAGGCTTCTGCCACCTCTACGACGGACag GAGGCGTGTGCGATGGGCATCGAGGCGGGCATCAACCCAACAGACCACCTGATCACAGCGTACCGTGCCCATGGCTACACTTTCACACGGGGTGTATCCGTTAGAGAGATCATGGCTGAACTCACAG GTCGTAGAGGAGGTGTGGCCAAGGGCAAAGGTGGTTCTATGCACATGTACGCTAAACACTTCTATGGAGGGAATGGAATCGTGGGGGCTCAG tgtgtgtgtctacaggttCCATTGGGTGCTGGTGTGGCACTAGCCTGTCAGTACCAGGGCAACAACCAGGTGTGCGTGGCGCTGTACGGAGACGGAGCAGCCAACCAG GGCCAGATCTTTGAGTCCTTCAACATGGCGGCTCTGTGGAAGCTGCCGTGTATCTTCATCTGTGAGAACAACAAGTTTGGCATGGGGACGTCTGTAGAGAGATCCTCTGCTAGCACTGACTACTTCAAGAGAGGAGACTATATACCTGGAATcaag GTGGATGGCATGGACGTGCTGTGTGTGAGGGAGGCCATCAAGTTTGCTGCAGACTACTGCAGAGCCGGGAAG GGTCCTATTGTGATGGAGCTGGAGACCTACCGTTACCATGGACACAGCATGAGCGACCCCGGGGTTAG CTACCGCTCACGTGAGGAGATCCAGGAAGTGCGCAGTAAGAGTGACCCCATCACCATGTTGAAGGAACGCATGCTGTCCAACAACATGGCTTCTGTGGAGGAgatcaag gagatagatgtagACATCAGGAAGGTAATCGAGGACGCAGCCCAGTTTGCCATCTCTGACCCTGAGCCACCATTGGACGAGCTCTGTAACCACATCTTTGCCAACGATCTGCCCATGGAGGTCCGCGGGACCAACCCCTGGGTCAAACTGAAGTCTGTCAGCTAg
- the LOC110489633 gene encoding pyruvate dehydrogenase E1 component subunit alpha, mitochondrial-like isoform X2 — translation MQKMLTLISNVYRLGNASKNVGAQTVSEGARMVLSTRFFTDFTPQASFDIKKCELHRLEAGPSETAVLTREQGLQYYRTMQTMRRMELKADQLYKQKIIRGFCHLYDGQEACAMGIEAGINPTDHLITAYRAHGYTFTRGVSVREIMAELTGRRGGVAKGKGGSMHMYAKHFYGGNGIVGAQVPLGAGVALACQYQGNNQVCVALYGDGAANQGQIFESFNMAALWKLPCIFICENNKFGMGTSVERSSASTDYFKRGDYIPGIKVDGMDVLCVREAIKFAADYCRAGKGPIVMELETYRYHGHSMSDPGVSYRSREEIQEVRSKSDPITMLKERMLSNNMASVEEIKEIDVDIRKVIEDAAQFAISDPEPPLDELCNHIFANDLPMEVRGTNPWVKLKSVS, via the exons GGAGCCCAAACCGTGTCAGAG gggGCCAGGATGGTGTTGTCCACACGCTTCTTCACTGACTTCACCCCACAGGCCAGTTTTGACATCAAG AAGTGTGAGCTGCACCGTCTGGAGGCGGGCCCTTCTGAGACAGCGGTGTTGACCAGAGAACAGGGCCTCCAGTACTACAGGACCATGCAGACCATGAGACGCATGGAGCTGAAGGCTGACCAGCTCTACAAGCAGAAGATCATCAGAGGCTTCTGCCACCTCTACGACGGACag GAGGCGTGTGCGATGGGCATCGAGGCGGGCATCAACCCAACAGACCACCTGATCACAGCGTACCGTGCCCATGGCTACACTTTCACACGGGGTGTATCCGTTAGAGAGATCATGGCTGAACTCACAG GTCGTAGAGGAGGTGTGGCCAAGGGCAAAGGTGGTTCTATGCACATGTACGCTAAACACTTCTATGGAGGGAATGGAATCGTGGGGGCTCAG gttCCATTGGGTGCTGGTGTGGCACTAGCCTGTCAGTACCAGGGCAACAACCAGGTGTGCGTGGCGCTGTACGGAGACGGAGCAGCCAACCAG GGCCAGATCTTTGAGTCCTTCAACATGGCGGCTCTGTGGAAGCTGCCGTGTATCTTCATCTGTGAGAACAACAAGTTTGGCATGGGGACGTCTGTAGAGAGATCCTCTGCTAGCACTGACTACTTCAAGAGAGGAGACTATATACCTGGAATcaag GTGGATGGCATGGACGTGCTGTGTGTGAGGGAGGCCATCAAGTTTGCTGCAGACTACTGCAGAGCCGGGAAG GGTCCTATTGTGATGGAGCTGGAGACCTACCGTTACCATGGACACAGCATGAGCGACCCCGGGGTTAG CTACCGCTCACGTGAGGAGATCCAGGAAGTGCGCAGTAAGAGTGACCCCATCACCATGTTGAAGGAACGCATGCTGTCCAACAACATGGCTTCTGTGGAGGAgatcaag gagatagatgtagACATCAGGAAGGTAATCGAGGACGCAGCCCAGTTTGCCATCTCTGACCCTGAGCCACCATTGGACGAGCTCTGTAACCACATCTTTGCCAACGATCTGCCCATGGAGGTCCGCGGGACCAACCCCTGGGTCAAACTGAAGTCTGTCAGCTAg